ggactcatgagcatgaaggtattttccttgataatctgttgctctgatgcatatggccaagctacatgtaacacattgcctactttgtcatggttatgctctcacatgcctctatattccACATTTACATGactgcatacatgtagggggagcctatgtttgttacatgtccttccaaagctttacttgctgttctttatatctttatctaaagctttgatgtatgttgccatcaattaccagaaagggggagattgaaagcacaagtgctccctaggtggttttggtaattaatgacaacatatctcttgttggactaacgttTCTATATAGTATGTTTCatataagttcaacaatggagtggcatggactaaaggttgtgggaagttctccaagatgctaaggacaaaaggattggctaaagcttcaagctcaagactcttcattttacattttagtgatccaagatcacattgagtctttaggaaaagccaatactatcaaggagggatgaggtgttgcttaatgagcctcttgcttcatgtgcttagtgatatgctccaaaaccctcaactactttcccaaatccacatatgacctaaaccctaagccaaactcggtcctaccgattctttctatccggcgccaccgagtttcacatgtcataagccactgccaaaccctagcaattcggttctaccgatagggatctcggtctcaccgagatgggattgcaaactctctgtttccctttcataacatttcggtctccagaaagagcggatcggtcccaccgagattgcaatgtaaactctatgtttcctttttgtaacttttcagtctcaccgaaagagcaaattggtcccaccgagtttgcctgaccaactctctggttagctaattaccacagtcggtctcaccgagtttgtgtaatcggtctcaccgagattacgttatgccctaaccctaacaaaatcggtcctaccgagttgcatgtcagtcccaccgaaaatctctaacggtcacaaggtttaccttttcggtccgaccgagttggttgattcggtcccacctgTTGGGGAaagttgcagaaaacaaaaaatttcctatggtttcaccaagatccatctatgagttcatctagcaacgagtgattggattgcatctacatacctttgtagatcacacacggaagcgttcaaagaacggggatgaggaagtcgtacacaacgtgatccaaatcactggagatcctagcgccaaacggacaacacctccgcgttcaacacacgtacggtcagcgtaacgtctccttgttcttgatccagcaagggggaaggcgaggttgaggaagatggcaccagcagcagcacgacggcgtggtggtggtggagctgcagtactccgtaagggcttcgccaagcactgtggaggaggaggggtgttggagagggagagggaggcaccaaaggcaaaggtgagaggtcctcccttccccccactatatatagggggcctaggggggcgccggccctaggagacgCAATATCCTAGGGGGCGGccgccaaggggtggggggcttgccccccaagcaagggggcgcccccctttagggtttcccccaaccctaggcgcatgggcccttagGGGAGTGGCGCctcagcccactttgggctgggtcccttcccacttcagcccatggggccctccgggataggtggccccacccggtggacccccgggacccttccggtggtcccggtacaataccggtgaccccgaaacttgtcccgatggccgaaatagcacttcctatatataattctttacctccggaccattccgaaactcctcgtgacgtccgggatctcatccgggactccgaacaacattcgggttactgcatatacatatccctacaaccctagcgttaccgaaccttaagtgtgtagaccctacgggtttgggagacatgtagacatgaccgagattgctctccggtcaataaccaacagcgggatctggatactcatgttggctcccacatgctcctcgatgatctcatcggatgaaccacgatgtcgaggattcaagcaaccccgtatacaattccctttgtcaatcggtatgttacttgcgcgagattcgatcgtcggtatcccaatacctcgttcaatcccgttaccggcaagtcactttactcgtaccgtaatgcatgatcccgtgaccagacacttggtcactttgagctcataatgatgatgcattaccgagtgggcccagtgatacctctccgtcatacggagtgacaaatcccagtcttgatccgtgtcaacccaacagacactttcggagatacccgtagtatacctttatagtcacccagttacattgtgacgtttggtacacccaaagcactcctacggcatccgggagttacacgatctcatggtctaaggaaaggatacttgacattggaaaaactctagcaaacgaactatacgatcttgtgctatgtttaggattgggtcttgtccatcacatcattctcctaatgatgtgatctcgttaccaatgacatccaatgtccatagtcaggaaaccatgactatctattgatcaacgagctagtcaactagaggcgtacttgggacatgttggtgtctattattcgcacatgtattacgatttccggataacacaattatagcatgaataaagacaattatcatgaacaaggaaatatattaataatgcttttattattgcctctagggcatatttccaatagtctcccacttgcactagagtcaataatctagttacattgtgatgaatcgaactcccatggaattctggtgttgatcatgttttgctctagggagaggtttagtcaacggatctgctacattcaggttcgtatgtactttacaaatctctatgtctccatcttgaacattttcacgaatggagttgaagcgacgcttgatgtgccttgtcttcttgtgaaatctgggctccttggcaagtgcaatggctccagtgttgtcacagaagagtttgattggccccaacgcattgggtatgactcctaggtcggtgatgaactccttcacccaaattgcttcatgcgctgcctccgaggctgccatatactccgcttcacatgcagatcccgccacgatgctctgcttgcaactgcaccagcttactgccccaccattcaaaatatacgcgtaaccggtttgtgactttgagtcatccagatctgtgtcgaagctagcgtcgacgtaaccctttacgacgagctcttcttcacctccataaacgagaaacatttccttagtccttttcaggtacttcgggatattcttgaccgttgtccagtgttccttgtcgggattactttggtaccttcctaccaaacttacggcaaggtttacatcaggtctggtacacagcatggcatacataatagaacctatggctgaggcataggggatgacactcatctcttctatatcttctgccgtggtcggacattgagctgagctcaatttcacaccttgtaacacaggtaagaaccccttcttagactgatccatattgaacttcttcaatatcttttcaaggtatgtgctttgtgaaagacctatgaggcgtctcgatctaagcagcttctccaaggtccttcattgaaaaactcttattcaagtaggccttgatgttgtccaagagttctatatcatttcccatcaaaagtatgtcatctacatataatatgagaaatgctacagagctcccactcactttcttgtaaacgcaggcttctccataagtctgcgtaaacccaaacgctttgatcatctcatcaaagcgaatgttccaactccgaaaTGCTTGctccagcccataaatcgagcgttggagcttgcacaccttgtcagcgttcttaggatcgacaaaaccttccggctgcatcatataacattcttccttaaggaaaccattaaggaatgccgttttgatgtccatttgccatatctcataatcatagtatgcggcaattgctaacataattcggacggacttcagcttcgctaccggtgagaaagtctcatcgtagtcaaccccttgaacttgtcgataacccttagcgacaagccgagctttatggatggtcacattaccatccgcgtctgtcttcttcttaaagatccatttattttctatggctcgctgatcatcgggcaagtcagtcaaagtccatacttcgttttcatacatggatcctatctcggatttcatggcttccagccatttgtcggaatccaggcccgccatcgcttcttcatagttcgaaggttcaccgttgtctaacaacatgatttccaagacagggttgccataccactctggtgcggaacgtgtccttgtggacctacgaagttcagtagctaacttgatctgaagtttcatgatcatcatcattaacttcctctctagtcggtgcaggcacctcaggaacattttcttgagctgcgccacttaccggttcaagaggtaatacttcatcaagttctactttcctcccacttacacTACTGGAAAACAGGgaatttgccatcagccagctctttgccatctgccagctgatggcaaagaacgtctttgccatctgctataaaaaacagatggcaaagaactgacagacgGCAAAGAACATGGTTGCCATCAGCCaattctttgccatctgctagtGGATGGCAAATaatctttgccatctgccagcagatggcaaagaggtTGGCAAATCCTTGTGGCCGTCAAACGTGTAACGGCGTACCAGCCCcacctctttgccatctgccagcagacggcaaagattttTTTGCCATCTACTGGGAGATGGCAAAGAGATGGGGTTATTTTTTTCCAGATAAAAAAAACCGTGGGGTtatcctctccctctctcccctcctctccctctcttCCCTCCTCTCCCTCCTTCCCACGCATCTCACCCGCCGCCCGCCCAAGCACCCCCCACCACCCCcgcccgcccccccccccacccccccccccccccccccccgccgcacCCCACCCCCACCACCCACCCCACCGCCGCCCCACCACCCCACCACCCTCAGCTCGCCGTTTCTCGCCGACCGGAGCCCAGCCGCCCCGCCCCTCCTTCCCGCCCTCCTGGATCCAGCCGCGCGGACGCGCTCCCTTGCGTGCGCCCCTGCTCTGCGCGGGCTTGGCTGCGCCCCTTCCCCGACCTCCTGGCGCCCCTGCCCTGCCCCGCGGGTTTGTGCTTATTCCCTTTTGTTTGGCTCATACTGCAGCTCAATGCTCTTTTTGTTTCTGCTACCAGCCTACCACTGATGTAGAATAGATAAACTAGCTCAAATTCAGCAGGATATTTATCTTTATCATTTTCCTTCATTTCAGATTTCGTGTTCAGATTATGCTGCTCTGGTATGCTTCTTGAATGTGCGCAATGATGTCCGTTACTATTTGGCATCATAGAATTTAGCGAGCAACCAAGGTTTAGACAGGGTTCTATCTAACATAGATTAAGCTATTTATATTTTTTTTTACTGCTTCTGGATCCCTTTCTTTCATTTTCTGGTAGTTTGTCAAGATTCattcttcacaaattcttcacaAATTGACGTGCTCATCCCGATATAGTGTTGATCTTCGTATCGTGCCGTGAAACTATATCGTAGTATTTGCAATGCAAATCTCTTTGCAATTGAATTTTATAATTCTTTGCTGGAAGTAGCAAACAATTGTTGTACTGATGTGTATATAAACATATTTTCGTACAGAAACTGAAACTTGTAGAATGTGGATTCATTAATTAGTATCCCTGAATAGATATGACATGTCACCTATGTTAAGGGACAATACAAATTGTTCAAATTTACTTAGCTTATACCAATAAGATTTTCTTACCTATTTCTATTACTTTTCTGGAAGTTGGATGGGCGCGGCAACGCGCGCCCTTATGTTGTAGTGCCTACATGGAATAGAACAGTCACCAGGGTCCTCGGTGATGGAAGCTATCCAACCATGTCTAACAGCAGTTGTCAGAAAAGAATTGCTGAAACATCAGGATCAAGATGTTAAAGTTCTCTTGGCAACCTGCTTCTGTGAAATTACAAGAATAACTGCACCTGAAGCTCCATATAGTGATGATGTTTTAAGGGTAACCATGTGCTCACAAAAAATGCTGAATAAATTACTTTGACTGAGCTTACAATGTTTGTTCAGTATTTGAGtattctttttttctttcttgcAGACCATATTTCGTCTGATTGTTGGTACATTTGGTGGACTCGCTGATGTTAATAGCCATTACTTTAGCAGGAGAGTTGCTATCTTGGAAACAGTTGCAAGATACCGGGCATATGTTGTGATGTTGGACCTTGAATGCAATGATCTCATCACAGACATGTTCCGAACTTTTTTAGAAATCGTCAGGTAATTCTGCCATGCCATCTAAGCCAGGTCTGGTAAATACCTTGTGTTATGTAATGCCACCCGTAGATGGACTAGTTTCCAGTCTTTGCATGAGCATGTAAGAAGTAACCTATGATTTTTGGGTTCACTGTTTCACACTGTTAGGTTCACATGGAAGAACACTACAATGAATTTAGTTCTGTCCTTTCCGGATCATGACTTCTGCTATTTTGCAAATTAATTGTTTTAATTTCTGTTAAGGTTATTTGTGATGGTTTATAAGGGTACAATCGTTTGTAGGCTGGCTGAGAGACACTTGCACACTTTTCACTGTGTGATTTGTGTGGTACCAAGATTAATAGTATTTTGAGGATAGAAATTGTATGGACTTATTTGAAAGTTTACATTGCATGAATACACTAATTTGTGGGCTGAGAGGAACCGGAACGACTCGGCTAATTCGACGAACTGTTTTTTCTGGGAAAAATGATATTCATGTATAAgtaattttttttaatttgatCTAGTTTTTTATGGCTATCTATCATTTATATATATGTAAAGATTTTTTTTTGCTTGGCACAACCATTTATTTATTTCCATTGCTAGAAGTATATTGTCGAAGGCAGTTGTGTTTAGTCCATCTAGAAAAATGTGGTGAATTCTCTTTTTCGATATTCTCTTCATCCCTTGGTCATCGACTCTGTGAGCCCCTTAGCATCGTATCTCATGAGGTCACTCTACCTCGAATTAACATAATTTCCTTTTTCCCAACTTTTTACTCAACCCTCTTTTAGTGCGTTCTGTCACCTCCCTCATTTCTTCTAAGAAATAAAATTTGACTCGATTTGTTTGCTCGCCACTCCAATGGTCTCCGTCATCACAGTTACTATTGCAAATTAAACTTATGGAGCATAGATGGCTGAGATGTCCATATGTACTTGAGAATCATCCACCTTTCCATAATAGTTGCATGTTTCTCTCTCATCTCCCTCATTTCTTTCCAGAATTAAAATTTGACTCGGTTATTCACTCGTAAATCAATCAGTATCCTTCAACGCAATTACTGCTACAAATTTGAACTCATCGTGCATAAATGATCGGCATATTCACAGATTTGTCTTGAGGTGCTGACTTTTCGATGTTGGTTTACATGTGCTTTTCCTAATATTATTATATAATGTTCCATCTGCTCCAAAATATATTTTACAATCGAGTATTTGCAGTTTACAGTTCATGATTTTTACTATGATTTTTTATTTATGATATGCCAGAAAAATAGCAAAATGGTGTATGGCATAAAGTAATTTTTACTTGTTCAATTCCTATACCTTAGCATATCTTACTGGTCAAAGTTCAAAATAAATTAAAGAATTTCCATGCCACGACAAATACTTATTTTACATGTGCTTTGATGTGGTCTTATTCATAACTTTCTGTCACGACAAATACTTATTTTACATTGAAGAATTTCCATGCCATGTTTTTTTCATCCATATGTAGAATTTCAACCATTGTAATCAGAACATAAATCATCATGcattgcaaaataaatagaacATACATAAATTTGAGAGAATGAAAATATAAATTATTTGCACCTACAGATGCCCACGTATTTCTAGGGGAATGATTTATTACCGTTAGCATATTCCTtatttttaatattttttaaCAAAAGGTGGTTTGCCAACTTTTTCTCCCACACTCTTTGTTGCGTACGTACGCATCTTTTCTTATTATTTTTTTGACAGCACACATATTTTCTTCTTTAAATTAATCTTGGTAGGGGATGTTTTTTGTTCCAACGTGAAGCACTATCTAAAGCAGGAGTACGTGATGATTTTGGGAACACAGAAAAAAGGGGTCCAACTTCATTAAGTTGATGATCCGTATTCTGGCCGGACTCCTTTTTCTTTTTGGTGTGCCCGGACTCCTTTTTTCTGGGTACGTGCTTCGACTCTTCCATATAGTATTAGTAGGTTGACGTATTTGCAGTACTCATGTATGCCTATTCTTTTTTTTAAAGGAAAAGATTATGACTTTGATGTAAGACATGTTGGCCTATTCTTTTTTGTACATGTTTAATAACcttacttagctccaaaatgacctatttaaCCTAGGCTAGCCTCTAAAATGGACCTATACTTAGCCatcttttcctccaaaatgacttaatatgcttTAGCCTAACTCTAAAAATGACATAATATGCTCTTAGAAATGACATATTTTAGCTCCTAAATGACTTCACATGCTTAGctagctccaaaatgacataataaccttacttAGCTCTAGAATGACCTTAGCATGGTTTCACCAAAATGACTTAGTATGCTTAGCTAGctcaaaaatgacataataaccatacttagctccaaaatgacctattttACAGATATAAGTTGCATCATAATAATCTTCACATTTTAGTTGCATCATAATAATCTTCTtctctagtcttcttcttctaactttcttcttTCCCATTTTACAGATTTGCTTAAGATCACAGGAAGCTTGGGTTGATGGAGTGCTTGTATTTAGTTTTTGTTTTGACCTTGTGAAACTTGCTACCTATGGATGAAACTATGTATATGTACGGATGAAACTTGCTACTATTGGTAACATGTATTGGATATATGTGTTCATGACTATTGGTAATATGTGTTGAATATGCTATATTGGTCATATAAATATATTTGTGTTTGATTTCTGTGAAAATGAATTGatataagaaaaaacaaaattaaaTGGGGCAATATAGtcactttgccatctgctggcagatggcaaagagctttgccatcagctggcagatggcaaagaggcCACGTGTCATCTACATGTAAAATTTGGGCTGGCCTATTTgggctctttgccatctgccagcagatggcaaagctctttgccatgtgctggcagacggcaaagcatgcagcctttgccatctgctgacacacggcaaagagcctgcatactttgccatctgctggcagacggcaaagagcctgcagcCTTTGCATCTGCTGGCTGACGGACAAAAGTATGCCGTTAGCCCTTCTAACGGGGCTAACCCCGTTAAGAAGGCTTGCCATCTGCCAAGCTGATGGCAAAGCCCACAGGCCTCTTTGCCATCAgtcagcagatggcaaagagcctTTGCCGGCCAGGGTTTTTCAGACAAACTGTTTGCCATCTACTGGCAAGAATGGCAAAGCCTTTGCCATCCGCCGACCATGCTTTGCCATCTGCCATGGCAAAGTGCCAGATTCCAGCAGTgtttacttctttcgagagaaactctttctctagaaaggatccattcttggcaacaaagatcttgccttcggatctgaggtagaaggtatacccaatagtttctttagggtatcctatgaagacgcatttttccgacttgggttcgagcttttcaggttgaagtttcttgacataagcatcgcatccccaaacttttagaaacgacagcttaggtttcttcccaaaccataattcatacggtgtcgtctcaacggatttcgacggagccctatttaaagtgaatgcggcagtctctaaagcatagccccaaaaagatagcggtaaatcagtaagagacatcatagatcgtaccatatctaatagagtgcgattacaacgttcggCCACACCATttcgctgaggtgttccaggcggcgtgagttgtgaaactattccacattttcttaagtgtgtgccaaatttttgactcaagtattctcctccacgatctgatcgtaggaacttgattttcctgtcacgttgattttcaacctcactctgaaattccttgaacttttcaaaggtctcagacttgtgtttcatcaaatagatatacccatatctactcaagtcatcagtgagggtgagaacataacaatagccatcgcgagcctcaacactcattggaccgcacacatcagtatgtatgatttccaataagttggttgctcgctccattgttcctgagaacggagtcttggtcattttacccatgaggcatggttcgcacgtgtcaaatgattcgtaatcaagagactctaaaagtccatcagcatggagcttcttcatgcgtttgacacctatgtgaccaaggcggtagtgccacaagtgtgtgggactatcattatcaaccttacatcttttggtactcacactatgaatatgtgtagcattacgcttgagattcattaagaataaaccattcaccatcggagcatgaccataaaacatatctctcatataaatagaacaaccattattctcggatttaaatgagtagccatctcgtattaaacgagatcctgatacaatgttcatgctcaaacttggcactaaataacaattattgaggttcaaaactaatcccgtaggtaaatgtagaggtagcgtgccgacggcgatcacatcgaccctggaaccattcccgacgcgcatcgtcaccttgtccctcgccagtctccgcttattccgaaGCTCCTGCTTAGaattacaaatgtgagcaactgcaccggtatcaaatacccaggagctactacgagttctggtgaggtacacatcaattacatgtatatcacatataccttttgttttgccggccttcttgtctgctaagtatttggggtagttccgcttccagtgaccacttcccttgcaataaaagcactcagtctcgggcttgggtccattctttggcttcttcccggcagcttgcttgccgggcgcggaacctcccttgccgtccttcttgaagttctttttacccttgcccttcttgaacttagtggttttattcaccatcaacacttgatgttccttcttgacttctacctctgctgatttcagcattgaaaataactcaggaatggtcttttccatcccctgcatattgaagttcatcacaaagctcttgtagcttggtggaagcgactggaggattctgtcaatgaccgcatcatccgggagattaactcccagctgagtcaagcggttatgtaacccagacacagtgagtatgtgctcactgacagaattaTTTTCCtgcatcttacagctgaagaacttgtcggagacttcatatctcttgacccgggcatgagcttgaataaccattttcagctcttcgaacatctcatatgctccatgtctctcaaaacgcttttggagccccggctctaagctgtaaagcatgccgcactgaacgagggagtagtcatcaacacgtgtctgccaagcattcataacgtcttggttctgtgggacgggtgcgtcacctagcggtgcttgtaggacatattctttcttggcagctatgaggatgatcctcaggttctggacccagtccgtatagttgctgccatcgtctttcagcttggttttctctaggaacgcattgaagttgaggactacgttggccatttgatctacaagacatattgtaaatactttagactaagttcatgataattaagttcatctaatcaaattattcaatgaactcccacttagatagacatccctcctgtcatctaagtataacatgatccgagttaactaggccgtgtccgatcatcacgtgagacggactagtcaacatcggtgaacatcttcatgttgatcgtatcttctatacgactcatgctcgacctttcggtcttctgtgttccgaggccatgtctgtatatgataggctcgtcaagtcaacctaagtgtttgcatgtgtaaatctgtcttacacccgtggtatgtgaacattagaatctatcacacccgatcatcacgtggtgcttcggaacatggaactgtcgcaacggtgcacagttagggggaacactttcttgaaataattatgagggatcatcttatttactaccgtcgttctaagtaaacaagatgcaaaaacatgataaacatcacatgcaatcaaataataaaagtgacatgatatggccaatatcacacagctcctttgatctccatcttggggctccatgatcatcttgtcaccggcatgacaccatgatctccatcatcatgatctccaccatcgtgtctccatgaagttgctcgccaactattacttctactact
Above is a window of Triticum urartu cultivar G1812 unplaced genomic scaffold, Tu2.1 TuUngrouped_contig_550, whole genome shotgun sequence DNA encoding:
- the LOC125529302 gene encoding sister chromatid cohesion protein PDS5 homolog A-like, giving the protein MEAIQPCLTAVVRKELLKHQDQDVKVLLATCFCEITRITAPEAPYSDDVLRTIFRLIVGTFGGLADVNSHYFSRRVAILETVARYRAYVVMLDLECNDLITDMFRTFLEIV